The window TGTTTCTATCCACCTCATATAGTCAAATTTGTCTTCTGCTGGTTCCTCCGGAACATTTAGACGTTCTGTAGATACGGATAAACTGAAATCGTCACTTGCCAAACCCATACCTAAAATTATTTATGACACGGTTAGCGCATAATCACAGTAccttgaaaatgaaaaaatgctgaataaaaaagcaAAGGGCGGAAATTAAAATACGCCCAACGTTTTTTATCTGAGGACTTCTTTATTATTAGCTTACTACTAATTTATTTTGCGGTTATGCAAAGAGATCTAAACATCACATTTCTTTTTAGAACTTTCTGCTGAAAATGATTTAACATGAATACATCCTGATGTCTTCGCTATTTTAGCAAATTAATATTCTAGATGTTGCTGCATTAAAAAGTGAAGAATAGAAAAGGAGAGTGTAGTAAATACCTGAATCCGCATCATCGTCATTGATCTCAATTGCATCTTCTCTTTCCAGATTTTTACCAGTTGAAATATGCGCTGGTGAACCGCCTCTGCTAGTATCAAATAGGTTGCTTTTGGTGATAAGTTCCTTGGCATCTTTTAATTCGATCGTTTTCACATTGTCATCCtcgcttgtttgttttttagagaATATATTTGGTGACGCCCCTCGTTCGCTGAACGAACCAGACCTTGAAACGCCTTTGTTGGATGAAACTGGAGTATTTGATCTTTCGTTGTAAGAGCTTGTTAAGTTAAACTCTTGTCCGTACTTCTCACTCAAGCTTGGCTCGTCTTCATCGTCGGTAGAGATCCTATCGTTTCGCAATTCTTCATTGGATTTCAACATGATTGGCAAGCTGTGTCTTTTGACATCGCTTGGTCGGCTCTTTGACTTAATATCTTTTGCGTCTCTCATTTCAATGTTTTTCAAGGTGCCTTCATCAGCGCTTAAAGCTTTGGAAAATAGTTTCGGCGATGATACACGTCCATGAAGCGAACCAGGCCTCCTAACACCTCTACTGAAAGAAACTGGAGTGGTGGCTCGATCGTTAAGCGAACTCGTCAAATTGAAATCTGCACCAAATGTTTCGCTCAAACTTTCGTCATCTTGGTCGTCTTTTTTTGGAGCTTGATCTTTTTTTTCTCCTCTCTCATCGAACGATATCACCGTGTAATCTTCTGATAGCAAGGGCTTTTTCTTTTCAGCATTATTGCCAACTTCGATATCTTTTACAGGTATGGTTGAAGAACGTGGTGAAGTGTAATCTTCCAGTATCGAACATTCGTCGTCTGATATCACTGTAAAATCCTCTGTTCGCTGCACTTGCAAGCGTTTCTTCTTTCTTGAGTATATTTTCTTTGATATAGATAACTCCTGGTCTGGTACATCACCACTGTATTCAGCATCGAATGAGTCATTTAGCAGTATTGTTAGATCCATTTCGTAAAGATCAAATTCAAGTTTGTCTTCTtcgatttcttcttcttcaaccCTAATTTTGTCGTCACGAGTTCTTTTATTCTCAGCATCGCTTACAGGTAAAACGTTGCAGTCAACTGCATCGCAATCAATACGTTTATACAAAATTGGTTCGTCTGATTTTATTCGTTTTAACGCTCTCTTTTTCTTTGCACGGCGTTTCAGCTTTTTCACGTTTTCGTTTATCGTATCGGACGATATCAGCTTATAGTGTTCATCTAAAGCTGCAACAAGATATTTTATTTCATCAAGATTATCAACTTTTTCATCATTGTGATCACATTCCTCATTACTTTCTTTCGTCGGCTCTACACCTTGATTGTCAATCTTACATTTcacttcatcattttcttcGTTGGCCTCTTTTATCTCGTACTCAATGTTAACAAAATCGTCATCGTCTTCTTCGCTATCCCTAACCACATTTTCTTCATCACTGTCAATCTCAAGCGAATATTTTTCCTCATCATTTACATTAACATTTTCATTTTCTGTGTCGGACTCTTTAATTTCTCTTATGACATAATCATTGTCGAATTCTTCTTCCTCGTTACCGTCACTGTCATATTCATCTCTCATTTTTTtgtcatcatttttattttctttggtTACTTCTATGGTGTATTTAGTCTCGTTTTCATCAGCCTCATATTCATTAACCTTGTTTTCATCACAAGTTTTTTCTTCCTCAGTATTATTGATAACCGTGGCAATGATTTCTTCATTAATATTTTTCTCGTCCTCACTTGTTGCTGGTTTAGCCTTGTTTGTATTCACGTCAAACTCGTTTTCCATTTCTTTTTCCTCGTCACTGCATAATTCATCGATATCCGGTGTTAACTTCAAGTAGCTATCATTTCTTTTCTGTGCATCCAATCTGAAACTGTTCTCGTCTTTCTCTTCATCGATTTGGTCCTCATCTAATTCAAAATCAACAATAACATTCAATTTTTCTTCATCGTCAAATGAATCTAAATCATTGTACTGCTCGACCAACCCATCCCATTGTAATGAAGGGTCTCTGGTTAGTTTCTTTTTACGTAAAACAGATTTACCTTTTCGTGAAATTACTGGACTCACTGTTTCAGCTTCATTAAGAACGGCTGGCGATTTTGAGCGCTCATTTTTGTTTGTAAACTCGCCATCAAGTTCGTAGTCATACCAAAGACACTTCTTTTGTTCTAACACTGGATAAGTACTACTGTTTTCATCGAAATTTTTTAAGCAATCCGATTTTTTTTCGTATGAACGTATTTCGTTGGTTATTGGTTTAAATTCATTAGAAAAATACATAGGTTCTGCTTCGTCTCGCTTTTTGGATGTTGTTTTTTCCTCGCCGTCTTCTATAGGTGGAGTGATGGGTCGAGTGCTACTGACTGTTGTGTCGTCATGAATTAAACGTGCAGTTTCTACAGGTTTGTCTTCGACCTTTGTTGTAGTGGCTAAGGGGGCTGTTGAATCTTCTTGGGGTAAACTAAACTCAAAAACTATTGTGTTATGGGGCTTCGATGTCTCTGATTcctttactattttttttcctGGATCATCGAGGCTTGATTTTTCTGCTGGCGTTGGGACGTTGTTTACGATTGCATCGTCACCATGTTTTATGTATATCTCGTGCACTTTTTCTTGTTCATCTTTTACtgaagctaaaaaaaaaaaataaaaagcaggTCACGATTTGTTATGCTATTGTGACTTTCTTCTTAAGTACTTTGGTCATTTAACTATAGACTGATAATGTAAAGAAATTTTCGTTTTCGTCTAGATAACCTATTTTGTGTTATTGCAAAGAATCACATGTGTAAAAGTATTAAGGCTAAACGTAGCCACCACTGCAGTCATACATAATTTAGTAGTATATTTGAATGAAATCACATTATTAACAAGTGAAAATGAATCAAAAGTTTGAACTTCTCTGTATTATTTATGATTTCAAAATTTAGTCCGATGACAGGAACTTGATATAAGATATTACTTTTTTGAATGTGTATATCCATTGTCAATACAATTTTTCATGTGTGTTATTTTTATGGAGCGAATTGTATTGAACCTGAAGTTGCAATCAAAAAAGAAGTGCTATTAAAGGAACGGGTAAAAGTCAGGTTCACACTAATGCGAATAACGTAATTCTTATGGTAATTCGCATCTTATTCGCATACAATAAGAATTACGTGTTTTGGTGTGAACAGTCCCCTTATTCATATGTTATTTGTACGAATTTATAAGAATTAGCATGCGGATTGCGAACATCAAAGCAACACTGATCTTTCTCGATCTATGACGTatatgtattgtttttaaagttttctctGTTGAAGGAAACGAAGCATAGGGGCCATTCAATAATTGGGTAACCCCCAAATTCGCTCTTTGACTGTCTTTGAAGAAACAATTCTGTAGACAAATTTCGCATTTGTGTGAACCTTGGCTTGTGATAAAAATCAACATTTtctgtttttgctttttagCTTCAAAATAAATACATGAAAATGGATGCGAGCATGGAACGATGTGTATTCATTACAGTCGGTACCACTGCATTTGATGACCTTGTACAAACGATCGTTTCCGAACAGATCTTAACAACACTGGTAGCTAAAGGATACACAAAGATAATTTTGCAAACAGGTAAAGGACTCTATGAAGTAAACACTAATAGATCTGATATTCAAATCGAAACTTATAAATTTAAAGACTCCATTGAAGGTGATTTAAAAAGTGCTTCATTGGTGATAAGCCATGCAGGAGCGGGTAGTGTTCTAGAAACACTAGCTTTAAATAAACCAATGATTGTAGTGATAAACGACAAATTAATGGACAATCATCAGTACGAACTAGCCGAAAAGATGTTCGACGaaggatttttatattattgtacgTGCGATACCTTAAACAAGACGCTTAAAACGAAGGACCTGTCCATGTTAAAAAGGATGCCTCCTCCTAACCCAAATTTATTTAATGACTATATGATCAGACTAATGAATATTGAGCAGTagattatatataaaatatgtcgTTTTTAcgtacatttttattttgttgcacATTTTTTAAGCTTCTTACAGGATGAGTAGCTACCTCATGTTGACAAGTATTTGTGATTTTCTCGAGTTTCAGtcaatttgaaaaagtttatcaGCATTATTCGTACAAATTTTGGCGCTAATTTAATTTTGTGCCACGTCGCTGAATTTAATACACTCCTAAAAAATATTGCCTTATCGTTATATTAAATTCGCGCCAAAATTTATCCGAATAAAGTTATTAAATTTCTTAACATAAACTGTATTTTCTCAAAATATTACCGGAACTTGCGGAAATTCTACATTTGTGAAACTCaactatttaaatattttgtatctTTGCTTCTAATCCAAATGAAGAGAAATTCGTTTTTCAGGTAAGGTTGTTCTTAAAATTATTATATTCCAAACCTACGCGTAAAAGTATTGTAATTTATATAAACATTGTTATTTAAAGACATTCGTGAGTGATTTTGTAACGTTTATAACTTAAAAAACGAGCAGGTAGAAGCGAAATGGTTGCAAGGTATTATAAGAATCTGGCGAAAAGTGTAGTTCCAAGCTCCGCTACTCCTGAACCTAATTGTGGATTAACAACGCTAAAGCTAAAACTCAAAAACATAAGAGATACAAGTAAATTTGTGACACAAGTTAAGTGAAAGTCGAATTTACCCACTTCAATTTATTAACGCCTTCCCAACAATCGATTTGAAGAAAATCACTGCGCCCTCCCTGCACAAGCAATAAACACTTTTCGAAAGTTAATAAAGATGTTCTTACGATAATATTATAATCAAAGGACCACTAAGAACGAGGATGTGACTTACATATTACACAGTAGTTTATAAGAAACATGGTACCCAGACAAAAAACGTTATGgtataatgatttttttatgtagGATTTCAAATACAAACTTTATTACTTCAGAGTAGACAAACATGCatactttttcttattaaaactttatttacaagaaaatcactgagaaaataaaattatggcGAACATTAAAAAATACTAGACCTCTCGCCTACTGAAAAAATTATGCTATACTATCCAATCTGTTTTAAAGATCTCATACCTTTGTCAAAAGAATGCACACTGTCTTCCCCTTGTagctcttcttctttttcttcgatGATAATATTCACAAAATCATCTAATGGGTCTTCCGTGTTCTTTTTGTTTGAATGTTCTTGAGATGAAATAATAACACGTTGAAGATCGGTCTAAACAAAGATTGATAacataaagaaaaatttaagtaattgttgttgtttttattctgttaccaatataatttttatatatacgtAGATAGAATTGACatgtaaataaatattacaGATGTACACGACGTCAAACCATTGTCAACAAATATTAAGCTTTTCTTCACTCGCTTTAAGAAAGAATACACGAGTAGTTATTAACTGCTTGTGTCAGCCTTATGCCTCGTTAATCACAAGAAAAGCGAAATGCAAAAAAACGAGTCTTAAGGTAAGCTTTCTCTTTCAAAGGTAAACACACAATAACCTGACTACCATgaactttttaaaaaccaccGAATAATTGTATCGTATTGAAAAAAATGTGATACCAACATTATAATTTCAAAATCTCACCTGGTCTATACCTTCATCTGAAACTGATTGCTccactttttctaaaaaattaaaagaaaaattatattacTTCACAATACAATATTTTTAGAGAATTTAGCTATTTTTAAAAACCGTGTTCTTAAGATACCTTCGTACTCAACAGAGCTTCGTAGAgttcgtgaaaaaataaaagaatgaataaaatgGTGTAAAAGAAAGCAATAGCCGACGCAATCTCGTTTGCGttcctttttgaatttttgttacTTTAAATATTATGTGGTAAAAGTGAAAAGATGCACTGGGAAGGAAGTTACAACCAAGAAAAAAGCAAGCTAAAACTAACAACTTTGAACTTACCCTCCTGAATAACTTCGTGCAATTCTACAGAGCGCTCAATAATGGGAGGCATGTAGTTTAACAGTTCCATCGTTAATTTTCGTTCAACATGTTCATCATTATAATCTCGATAAAGATTATCATCTTCCTCATCCGCGCTTAATTCCTCTTTCCATCGAGGCATTTGGTTATTTCGACTATACTCTTCCTCGTGTTTCTCAAATGATGCCATGCTATCTTCAAGGTGAGAACTATCAAACTCAAATGCATCTTCTACGAAGGAGGGTTTATTGTTATCTTCATCGTCACTGCCTGAGGATTTCACGCTTTCCTCGGCAGTACTATCGTCGACCTGATTTGTATGTTCAAATACTGGAAATACACCAGTAGTATTTTCACTATTGAGCTCATCAGAAACTTCACTGTGTATGATATTCTGCTGAACTACAGAAGCACTAGACTCCTTGTCATTAGGAGAATCTGTTACAGCATACAAATCTTCATATTTTGGAAGTTGACCATTTGCAGAACCTTGTTGAAAACCTGGTGTGAAAAAACCATCATCGTCGAGAATTAACTGACGAACAGCAGGAACTTCCTTGCCATCTTGGCTGTCTTCATGTGCAGTGTGTTTATCTGTAGTTGGCGTAGACATTATATTTGAATCATCAGCTTCGATTCTGGTTTTTGTTGAGTCAGTAGAAACCAGGTCTTTATTTGGTGTGGAATGATTTGGGTAATCGTAGTCAGTATCTAACACTTCACAGAATTCCTCGTCATCCCTAAGTTTGACTGGGATGATACCACGTGGCTTTGCTGCTTCTTTGAAATCTTCATCGTTATCAGAAAAGTGTGATGTGTCCTCGATGGTATCTTGCACCTCGATTGTGACTGAAGGGGAATTGTCTTCACTGGTATCCTTACCTTGATCTGAAGAAACGTTGTCCATATTGGATTCTGTCTTAGAGTTAACGTTAGAGTTTTTTTCAACTGAATTATCActtgatgttttttttgtatcGACATCAATTATTTGATTCCCTCCTAAGGAAAAAAAGCCATGTTCTTTAACGGTGTGTGGCGAAAGAACATTGTGCAATGCATCATGTGTGGGTTGTTCCTCGCCAAGTCCCACTCCTAGCAAAGGTAATAATGGTACCTGCAGTGGAAAAAATGGAGTTGAAGTATTACTtgttgaattattatttttttgttcaatgGAGGTCTCTGGAGTAAAGGTGATACTATAAGACATTTTAGAGTTTTTCTTTGGTGTGGATGTCTTCTTCAGTTCATCAGGAGAAAAATATCCACTGTCTGGTCGTGCTGCGTTTAGTTCACCTAATGATAACTTGTGGACGCTGGTGTTTGAGCCACTGGTGCTGTTTAATTTCATGCTGCTTGAAAATCCAAGACCATCTTGGTTTATGCACTCGTTACCGTTTGATGTTATTGATGATGATGACTCAGAACGCTTCAGTGTGGGTACAATTAAGGTATGCTTTTCTTCGCCACTATTTGGGTCAATAGATCTGTTAAAACCACGTGGATCATCAGACGATGTACTGCTATTTCTACTACggtttaattttgaaatttcggATGATGATGTTGATTTTTTCATCCCAAACAAAGAAAGAAAGCTtctccttttcttttctttctgcgGTTCGTATTGGACGCTTTTACTAAACCCTTTAGAGTCGGTTTTGCTTTCTCCGTTTGGAATCGCTGTGGAAGATCGGGATTTTTTCATATCTGGCACTCCCAGAGTGAAACTACTACTAAGGCCCCTCGTATCTTCGCTGGATTTACTTCGGTgtggttttaaattattacttgtaGACTGCGATCTTGCTTTTGGTTGAGTTAAAGGAACAGTTAGGTTACCGTTAAATGTGTTATTATTTGAAGTATTTTTAGGTGAAGGTGCTGTATATGTGTAAGCAACCTCATCTTGATTTGTACTGTTAAGTTCATTTGTTGTGTTAATGGATGTGTTAAAACGTAACGATTTTTCCGTTATATTTTCATTGCTTAAGTTCTCGTCGACTTTCTCATCGCCTTCAACATCCCAAACTTCCCAGTCTTCTTGATTTGTTTGATCAATCTTTTCGTTCATCTCCACAAATGAATTCTCCATGTTAATCAATGGCCACGAATGCGCACGTTTTAAATCAAATAATAtactgaaattaaaaattttgttatcacTTAGATTCTCACAACTGAAAAGGTCTTTAATGTCTTCGTCGTCTTTAAACTCTTTATCGAATCTCGTGGTCGCAGATACTTCTAAAACACAGCTATGCTTCTCTTTATTTGTGTATCTTCTCAAGTGTTTCTcattcaaaaatggtttaacgAAACCATCACAATAATCTCTGTCTTTGTTTATGTTATGGGATTGACACTTCTCATGAATTGCATGTATTTGTGAATGATCTTTAGAATAAAAACAATCCGCCTCGCTGCAGGCAATGTTTATATAACCAACTTTATTGTTGTCAGcgtttgttgtttttatgtatTGTTCTGCGCTCTGTGGATTGTCTCTTAGGAGATGGACAATATGTGTAGAATCTAAGAAAGTAAAGACAATTAAGACAgccataaattaatttaaaaatataattaaggtTGTTGacaaagcaacataaaactttaCAACACAATTAAAATGTTGTCAAAACCGACGAGTGATACTTtcgttttattttaaagtttaaagttcTCCAACGGcgtgtttattttattacaaggaaaattttgaacaacattttaattttgctaGTACCAGGACCCAGGGAATTTCCAAATTGCCGCTTAACCCTGTTTGATCCGAGGTTTTTCGAACAAATTATGACGGGAGGAGGGGGCGTGATTAATCAGGTGTTCAAAACAtggaaaatgattcttcttgatgaaacaaagttatgttgtaagttttaagttctaaggataatcctaacaagagttattatattttcccagtTATAgaggtttcatagagatttttaggggtagtttcaattaatagccaatatcaaggcCTCTGAGAGGCATGGGGCCTAAAAATTTGgtatgcaggtgtctaatagataaatactgAAACTCAGTAAGCCATGCAACGTAGCGTCAAGGAGTTATTAAGAAAAAACCGTCAGCCCCCCTCCTCTTtaccggaccgaatagggttaaactaaAAGTCACTGGCTCAAATATTAATGAAAGTGTACTCCAACCTTTCCTCAACACACGATAAATGACGCACACGTGATGCTTGAAGACTATATACACGATATATACGATATACACgtgttttctttataagaacGAAATTATTCTGAACTGAACAATctttaaaaaggttttaaaagctATTCACATGCATACGTAAAAATGCACTGATAATTTGTGAACGCTAAATCTAAACCTGCCTTagtcttaaaatttattaaGCTTGAAAAACTTGAATCATGTCCATCATGTATTTTAGATATTTGTAAATTTGGTTTCCAAACTAAAAACTGCTATTTTATACATGTGAACACCCACTCTTACTTCCAGGTTTTTATAATTATACCCAatagagaaaaagaagaaaaaaaatacaggaACTGTACTCTTAAAGATTAGAAAATGGAGTGGAATTTTTAACCCCTTTTTACGaaggtaaaattaaaaaagttgccACAAAGATTGGTCTAGAGTTACAACGTATATTGTTTTCTATTACCAATTTTAAATATTACTCTTGTataaatcttgttttttttacaggATGGTTCCGCAAAGAACGCAGAATTTCACTTCtgtcaaaatgattttaaagCATGACTGGATCATACAAATTTCAATAATAACactaatatttacaaaaaaaacctcTTACCATGCACttatcgatattttttttagaaaactaGATATCTGCACACACGTATCTAAACACGTATCTATCACACCACATCTGCGCCACattcataaaaaactttatccATACAAAAATGGATATTTATtgtaattaagtcattctttttaAAAGCGTGAACGTTGCCAAGTCCACGTAATTAAGAAAATTAGGAATTTCTATTGATGAGATGTCTAACATTGCGATCCTATTGTTTAAAACAACGCCTGATAATTGCGTTTCTAAGTCCATTGACAACATCTCCTAGTCACCGAATTAGCATAATTTGTACGCGTTCTGCTAAATACTACTTAGCGAGAgtaaccattttttttttgcaatcttAGAGATTTGGGTATTTTTTTACATACCTTTTAACTTTGCTATTTCCTCTGCCATAACTCTCTCTTCAAACTCTTCATTGAAGTTTAGATCAACATAACTTCCTTTGTTCACAATCCATTGCTCAATGCCgtatgaatgaataaaataatcATCTGTTTTATCGTCATCAATTTCTTTCCGTGTATTCTCATAAGTTTCCGACATATTAGCATAATCATTTATTGTCATCGTATTGTTGTTGATATCGCCGTCAGAGCTTCTTAACGTCGAAAAACCTGAATCTGAATACATGTCTGGATTGTTGCTATAACTAACATTGGTTGCTAACGGCAGAAGTAACGGTGGCACGATGTCGTTCTTACTGCCATTACTAGCTGTTACTGCTAacgctttgttttgttttggattcgtaatgtcagatgaatgaTTTCCACATACAAGATGATTTTCATTGCTACTACAGCTTTGTAGCATACTATCATTTTCGTCTTCTTTAAGATATTCATTATTCTCACCCGAAATGTTTTCGAAGTACGTGTTATAATTTTCTGATTTTGAAAGACACAAGAAGTCTTCCATCTGACTGTAGCTCAATGAGGGATGTTTAACTACTTTGTTTGCATTTAATTCTTCCAGCCCTTCTTTAAGGTCCCTAGTTTCTGGGGAAGAATTTAGCTCCACAACATGATTGGTCGATATATGCTCAGGTGCATAGGAAGTTAGATTAGTTGTGTCATGATTTAAAGAGGGTTTGTTTGAGCTGCTATTTTGATTGGTATTTAAGGATGGAATGTCGCGTTTATTAGAAAATGATATCTTTTTTACTTGACATTGTTTGTTAGCAATATTGAAGTTCCAACTCTTTTTCCGTTGTTTAGGTACTGATGACCGCCTCTTCTTTAACTTTTCCTTGATTGCTGCGCGtctatttgaaaaatttctgCACACGATCTAAAAATAAGAGTCACTTTTATCATACCACCAGAGTGACAAAGTCTTAACTATATGCTAGATTACAACTTTGTTGCAGAACGAATTCAGATTGGACTACATATAAGCGAATGAGGTCAAAAGGAGGAAAAAAATCTGggtaaattattaaaacaacaaaaaatagtcACGTGAAGCAAGATGTTTTAGATACAAACCTCCTCGTCATGGTATATAGAACCATCCAAGTACGGTAAGAGCCATTCTTTTTCCAGTATGATAGCCAATTCAGTGGCTGTGAAGCCTGACGAATCAATAATCGTTTCATCATAGCCATCAGCTATTAGCCTAAAATTTGGATTAAATAGCATTTCATGTACAAAATATAATAATGCGATGTATGACAAACTCTAATTTAAAATCTTTCCATGCTACCTTGTTATTTCTTCTGTATTGTTGAGAATAACAGCTTTGTGAAGAGCACCATGTCCAAATTCATTTCTCTCCACTTTTTTGCACGCTGGATCTTTCATTGTATTCTactaaaacaaaatgtttactTTAATTTCATTCATACGATAAACACATTCACTCACAAAACATATCACAGGATGATCGTTGGTTATCGGTCACGGCGTTTTTTCTGTGTTGCTATACCTTTGCATAGCAACAAGGATAAAGAGACCTGGTATTGATTGTATTTGCTGCGCATGCCGATAGATGGTCTTATATAAAcatatcttttttttacttctacACACTCTTCTGTTATGGCTTATGGTCTGTAGTAACTTATCACCAGTATATACATTGACTCGATGTCAATTCTCAATAGTTTTTATTTGTACCAGCattgattaaaaaatttattttggttCCAGTCTtttcattatattttaagctgagacaattaaattttaaactggATAAATTTACATACATCTTTCAGTTTATCATACAAACAACCATCGTTTAATATCGGAAGAGCTTCATTCATATAAAGAAAgtttgtgttgaaaaaaaaacattctcctTGAAACACTTTTGATAGCTCTCAACTTACAATGAATAAGCAAGCTGAAGAATAACAGAGAGATCTCAAATCTAGATATTGCTTCTCTGACCAGTACTAACCACGCAAAAAGACTTGGGGATGAAGTTGATCACACGTATGACGCAACAGACACCACTATCATTGTTCATACTTTGATAACTCATCCTTTTAATtgccaaaataaaaaatctccCACCCTCCATACTATTGCTTCCTTTTAGGTGCTAGGTGGACGGTAGTTGCTATGCAACCTACTTGATCCCTTTTTGCCTTTTTCTGACATAGACGATATGACATTCCACAGTCGAAATAAGTGACATAAGATATTTTGTGGTTCTATTTCGCAAGGCTAACATCACTAAGTTACTTCTTGTAGAAGCATCAAACTGCTAAGGGGTTTTTTGTAAAGTCAATAAGTTTAACCTAAAGACACTGAGAAGTATACAGATACCTAAATTTCCAcgt is drawn from Hydractinia symbiolongicarpus strain clone_291-10 chromosome 8, HSymV2.1, whole genome shotgun sequence and contains these coding sequences:
- the LOC130654196 gene encoding UDP-N-acetylglucosamine transferase subunit ALG13 homolog isoform X2, which produces MKMDASMERCVFITVGTTAFDDLVQTIVSEQILTTLVAKGYTKIILQTGKGLYEVNTNRSDIQIETYKFKDSIEGDLKSASLVISHAGAGSVLETLALNKPMIVVINDKLMDNHQYELAEKMFDEGFLYYCTCDTLNKTLKTKDLSMLKRMPPPNPNLFNDYMIRLMNIEQ